One window of the Pyrus communis chromosome 17, drPyrComm1.1, whole genome shotgun sequence genome contains the following:
- the LOC137723372 gene encoding MDIS1-interacting receptor like kinase 2-like: MTFLYLLLLLSALPLIKTTSISPRKQAESLVRWKDDFSSYPSSLLNSWSLTNLNSLCNWTAISCSKTRTISKIDLSNMQIDGTLSLFDFLSFPNLTHFNLNGNYFDGPIPSEIDQVTELQYLNLRNNSLSGTIPYQLSNLQKVRYMDLGLNYFIYADQDWSEFAGMPSLTYLAMSMRGDNRYHSEFPEFISQCQNLTFLDLSQINLNGQIPPSIGQLRELQYLDLSYNSLNSSIPLSIGQLGELQYLDLSYNSLNSSIPSELGLCTNLTHLSLSSNKLNGELPLSLSNLNNLVELGLDNNLFTGQILPSLVSNWTKMVSLQLQSNEHSGEIPTEVGNMSFLLTLNLRRNYLTGVIPQILGNLAQLELLDLSYNDLKGVIPRFLGIRLKVFNISHNHLSGQIPTFGNMYFLTDFDFSYNNLTGLIPYNFQWAPANAFVGNSGLCGDVEGLDGISTCPNRNSEKNNKRVPIVILVPVCGLLMVTTVIGLMFRKKSSLVLNKVNTSENFEILESMILQEEVKFTFVEVVKAVDDFHEKYCIGAGGFGRVYKAELQSGQVVAVKRLNMSDSNDIPAINLHSFQNEIRTLTSIRHRNIIRLYGFCSRRGCIFLLYEYLERGSVGKALYGVEGVNELVWATRVKIVQGLAHALSYLHHDCFPPIVHRDITVNNVLLESDFEVRLSDFGIARLLSTDSSNWTDIAGSFGYIAPELAYTMRVTDKCDVYSFGVVALEVMMGRHPGDMLESQLQESSKSRRDNVELLLKDLLDQRLEPPTNESAKAVVLVVTMALACVRTRPASRPTMLFTAQKLSAQTLPCLPEPFGMLTINKLMAL; encoded by the exons ATGACATTTCTTTATTTGCTCCTGCTGCTTTCCGCATTGCCACTGATCAAAACGACATCAATATCGCCAAGAAAACAAGCAGAATCGCTCGTCAGATGGAAGGACGACTTTTCATCTTATCCATCTTCGCTACTCAATTCATGGTCCCTCACCAACCTCAACAGCCTCTGCAACTGGACTGCCATTTCCTGCTCCAAAACCAGAACAATCTCCAAAATAGACCTCTCCAATATGCAAATTGACGGAACACTGTCCCTTTTCGACTTTCTCTCATTTCCAAATCTCACCCACTTCAATCTAAATGGCAACTATTTCGATGGGCCTATACCATCTGAGATTGACCAGGTAACAGAGCTTCAGTATCTAAATCTCCGCAACAACAGTCTCTCTGGTACCATCCCTTATCAACTGAGCAATCTCCAAAAGGTACGGTACATGGACCTTGGATTAAACTATTTTATATATGCTGATCAAGATTGGTCAGAATTTGCAGGCATGCCCTCATTGACCTACCTTGCTATGTCTATGCGAGGTGATAATCGATATCATTCAGAATTCCCAGAATTTATATCTCAATGCCAGAACTTAACGTTCCTCGACTTGTCTCAAATTAATTTGAACGGCCAAATTCCGCCTTCGATAGGCCAACTCAGGGAGCTCCAGTACCTTGATCTTTCATACAACTCCTTAAACTCATCAATCCCTCTCTCTATAGGCCAACTCGGGGAGCTCCAGTACCTTGATCTTTCATACAACTCCTTAAACTCTTCTATCCCTTCTGAGCTTGGTCTTTGTACAAACCTCACCCACTTGTCCTTGTCTTCCAATAAACTCAATGGGGAACTGCCTCTGTCCTTGTCCAATCTGAACAACCTCGTCGAATTGGGTTTAGATAATAATCTATTTACTGGTCAAATCCTTCCTTCTCTAGTCTCCAATTGGACTAAAATGGTCTCGTTGCAACTTCAGTCTAATGAACACAGTGGGGAGATTCCGACGGAAGTTGGAAATATGAGCTTTCTGTTGACGCTCAATCTAAGAAGGAACTACTTGACAGGAGTGATACCTCAGATTCTAGGCAATTTAGCTCAACTTGAGCTGCTCGATTTGTCGTACAACGACTTGAAAGGAGTGATCCCACGGTTTCTAGGAATAAGATTAAAGGTTTTCAATATCTCACATAACCATCTTTCAGGGCAAATCCCAACATTTGGCAACATGTATTTTCTTACTGACTTTGATTTTTCTTATAACAACTTGACTGGCCTAATCCCATACAATTTCCAATGGGCACCAGCAAATGCTTTTGTTGGAAACTCTGGCTTGTGTGGGGATGTAGAAGGACTAGACGGTATATCCACTTGCCCCAACAGAAATTCCGAAAAGAATAACAAACGAGTTCCAATTGTTATCCTTGTGCCTGTTTGTGGTTTACTAATGGTTACAACAGTCATTGGTCTTATGTTCCGTAAAAAATCCAGTCTCGTTTTGAACAAAGTCAACACTTCTGAAAACTTTGAGATTTTGGAATCAATGATATTGCAAGAGGAAGTAAAGTTTACGTTTGTGGAAGTTGTGAAGGCTGTAGATGACTTTCATGAGAAGTACTGCATTGGGGCAGGTGGGTTTGGAAGGGTTTACAAGGCAGAGTTGCAATCAGGccaagttgttgcagttaaaagGCTTAACATGTCAGACTCTAATGATATTCCAGCAATCAATCTCCATAGCTTTCAGAATGAAATCCGAACTTTGACAAGCATCCGGCACCGGAACATCATAAGGCTCTATGGCTTCTGTTCAAGGAGGGGTTGCATATTCTTGCTTTATGAATACTTAGAGAGAGGAAGCGTGGGAAAAGCTTTGTATGGAGTTGAAGGTGTTAATGAACTCGTTTGGGCAACTAGAGTCAAAATTGTGCAAGGACTTGCTCATGCACTTTCTTACTTGCACCATGATTGCTTTCCACCAATTGTGCATCGTGACATAACCGTCAACAATGTATTGCTTGAGTCTGATTTCGAGGTTCGTCTCTCAGATTTCGGAATAGCCAGGTTATTGAGTACTGATTCATCCAACTGGACAGATATCGCTGGTTCATTTGGCTACATAGCACCAG AGCTTGCATACACTATGCGAGTCACGGATAAATGTGATGTATATAGCTTTGGAGTGGTGGCCCTCGAAGTCATGATGGGAAGGCACCCAGGAGATATGCTAGAGTCCCAGCTACaagaatcatcaaaatcaaggaGGGACAATGTAGAATTGCTCCTGAAAGATTTGTTAGACCAAAGGTTGGAACCGCCAACCAATGAATCTGCAAAGGCAGTGGTGCTTGTAGTGACAATGGCCTTGGCCTGTGTACGAACGCGTCCAGCGTCCAGACCTACGATGTTATTTACGGCACAAAAACTCTCAGCTCAAACCCTGCCTTGCCTTCCCGAACCATTTGGTATGTTGACAATCAACAAGCTAATGGCactataa